In the Sus scrofa isolate TJ Tabasco breed Duroc chromosome 6, Sscrofa11.1, whole genome shotgun sequence genome, one interval contains:
- the JUN gene encoding transcription factor AP-1 (The RefSeq protein has 2 substitutions, 1 non-frameshifting indel compared to this genomic sequence) — protein MTAKMETTFYDDALNASFLQSESGAYGYSNPKILKQSMTLNLADPVGNLKPHLRAQDSDLLTSPDVGLLKLASPELERLIIQSSNGHITTTPTPTQFLCPKNVTDEQEGFAEGFVRALAELHSQNTLPSVTSAAQPVSGAGLVAPAVASVAGGSGSGGFSASLHSEPPVYANLSNFNPGALSSGGGAPSYGAAGLAFPAQPQQQQQQPPQPPHHLPVQHPRLQALKEEPQTVPEMPGETPPLSPIDMESQERIKAERKRMRNRIAASKCRKRKLERIARLEEKVKTLKAQNSELASTANMLREQVAQLKQKVMNHVNSGCQLMLTQQLQTF, from the coding sequence ATGACTGCAAAGATGGAAACGACCTTCTACGACGATGCCCTCAACGCCTCGTTCCTCCAGTCCGAGAGCGGTGCCTACGGCTACAGTAACCCCAAGATCCTGAAGCAGAGCATGACCCTGAACCTGGCTGACCCGGTGGGCAACCTGAAGCCGCACCTACGGGCCAAGAACTCCGACCTCCTCACCTCGCCCGACGTGGGGCTGCTCAAGCTGGCGTCGCCCGAACTCGAGCGCCTGATAATCCAGTCCAGTAACGGGCACATCACCACCACGCCGACCCCTACCCAGTTCCTATGCCCCAAGAACGTGACTGACGAGCAGGAGGGCTTCGCCGAGGGGTTCGTGCGCGCGCTGGCCGAACTGCACAGCCAGAACACTCTGCCCAGCGTCACGTCGGCGGCGCAGCCGGTCAGCGGGGCGGGCCTGGTGGCTCCGGCGGTAGCTTCAGTGGcgggcggcagcggcagcggcggctTCAGCGCCAGCCTACACAGCGAGCCGCCAGTCTACGCTAATCTCAGCAACTTCAACCCCGGCGCGCTGAGCAGCGGCGGCGGGGCGCCCTCCTACGGCGCGGCGGGCCTGGCCTTTCCCGCTCAgccccagcagcagcaacagcaaccACCGCAGCCGCCGCACCACCTGCCCCAGCAGATCCCCGTGCAGCACCCGCGGCTGCAGGCCCTGAAGGAGGAGCCGCAGACGGTGCCCGAGATGCCCGGGGAAACCCCGCCCCTGTCTCCCATCGACATGGAGTCGCAGGAGCGGATCAAGGCGGAGAGGAAGCGCATGAGGAACCGCATCGCTGCCTCCAAGTGCCGGAAAAGGAAGCTGGAGAGGATCGCCCGGCTGGAGGAAAAAGTGAAAACCTTGAAAGCGCAGAACTCGGAGCTGGCGTCCACCGCCAACATGCTCAGGGAACAGGTGGCCCAGCTTAAACAAAAAGTCATGAACCACGTTAACAGTGGGTGCCAACTCATGCTAACGCAGCAGTTGCAAACGTTTTGA